A single genomic interval of Babylonia areolata isolate BAREFJ2019XMU chromosome 26, ASM4173473v1, whole genome shotgun sequence harbors:
- the LOC143300443 gene encoding protein-L-histidine N-pros-methyltransferase-like isoform X1 yields the protein MIRRTRLLVYSPILLFIFQALILTSAMGDNYLSGYRPRSPFVRAVMTRMLEDSAHRDDQHERWYHVDQGKLSEELCEKFVALNEDEETKEFLEHCYEKADWIFTQLFHSLAQMVLGVFMTKTSINGLLGRGSMFVLSHQQFEKLLGVSPVRKAENLIDLGAGDGEVTKVMAPYFSNVYATEMSPTMQRLLSYKGYQVLDVDSWDNGSMTYDVISCLNLLDRCDRPVTLLHAMRRVLRPDTGRVLVALVIPFKPYVEFDSSDHIPTEKLLITGATFEEQVTQLTTAVFRPAGFDVEAFSRVPYLCEGDLRHSFYVLNDALFVLKAVNS from the exons ATGATACGACGAACCCGTTTACTTGTCTACAGCCCGATCCTTCTGTTTATTTTCCAAGCGCTCATTTTGACGTCAGCCATGGGAGACAATTATCTGAGCGGCTATCGTCCGAGGAGTCCCTTCGTACGGGCAGTGATGACTCGAATGCTGGAAGACAGTGCACATCGGGATGACCAACATGAAAGG TGGTACCATGTTGACCAAGGCAAACTGTCGGAAGAACTTTGCGAAAAATTTGTTGCACTGAACGAGGATGAGGAAACCAAAGAGTTTCTGGAGCACTGCTACGAGAAAGCTGACTGGATCTTCACCCAGCTCTTCCATTCCTTGGCCCAGATGGTTCTGGGTGTCTTCATGACCAAGACTTCCATCAATGG ATTGCTTGGTCGGGGGTCCATGTTTGTGCTGTCCCATCAACAGTTTGAGAAGCTGCTTGGAGTCTCACCTGTCAGGAAGGCTGAAAACTTGATAGATCTCG GTGCAGGGGATGGTGAGGTGACCAAAGTGATGGCACCCTACTTCAGCAATGTGTACGCCACAGAAATGTCCCCTACTATGCAGAGGCTTCTCTCGTACAAAGGATACCA GGTGCTGGACGTGGACAGTTGGGACAACGGCAGCATGACCTATGACGTCATCAGCTGCCTTAACCTGTTGGACCGGTGTGACAGGCCGGTCACCTTGCTGCATGCCATGCGACGTGTGCTTCGGCCCGACACAGGCAGGGTGCTGGTGGCCCTGGTCATCCCCTTCAAGCCTTACGTAGAGTTCG ATTCCAGTGACCACATACCAACAGAAAAGCTGTTGATCACGGGGGCCACATTTGAAGAGCAGGTAACGCAGCTGACGACGGCCGTGTTTCGCCCAGCGGGGTTTGATGTGGAGGCCTTTTCCCGTGTGCCGTATCTGTGTGAGGGAGACCTCCGCCATTCATTCTACGTCCTGAACGACGCTCTTTTCGTGTTGAAGGCTGTCAACAGCTGA
- the LOC143300443 gene encoding protein-L-histidine N-pros-methyltransferase-like isoform X2, with the protein MRSSATSLMCTCVHCRWYHVDQGKLSEELCEKFVALNEDEETKEFLEHCYEKADWIFTQLFHSLAQMVLGVFMTKTSINGLLGRGSMFVLSHQQFEKLLGVSPVRKAENLIDLGAGDGEVTKVMAPYFSNVYATEMSPTMQRLLSYKGYQVLDVDSWDNGSMTYDVISCLNLLDRCDRPVTLLHAMRRVLRPDTGRVLVALVIPFKPYVEFDSSDHIPTEKLLITGATFEEQVTQLTTAVFRPAGFDVEAFSRVPYLCEGDLRHSFYVLNDALFVLKAVNS; encoded by the exons ATGCGTTCTTCAGCTACATCATTGATGTGCACTTGTGTACACTGCAGG TGGTACCATGTTGACCAAGGCAAACTGTCGGAAGAACTTTGCGAAAAATTTGTTGCACTGAACGAGGATGAGGAAACCAAAGAGTTTCTGGAGCACTGCTACGAGAAAGCTGACTGGATCTTCACCCAGCTCTTCCATTCCTTGGCCCAGATGGTTCTGGGTGTCTTCATGACCAAGACTTCCATCAATGG ATTGCTTGGTCGGGGGTCCATGTTTGTGCTGTCCCATCAACAGTTTGAGAAGCTGCTTGGAGTCTCACCTGTCAGGAAGGCTGAAAACTTGATAGATCTCG GTGCAGGGGATGGTGAGGTGACCAAAGTGATGGCACCCTACTTCAGCAATGTGTACGCCACAGAAATGTCCCCTACTATGCAGAGGCTTCTCTCGTACAAAGGATACCA GGTGCTGGACGTGGACAGTTGGGACAACGGCAGCATGACCTATGACGTCATCAGCTGCCTTAACCTGTTGGACCGGTGTGACAGGCCGGTCACCTTGCTGCATGCCATGCGACGTGTGCTTCGGCCCGACACAGGCAGGGTGCTGGTGGCCCTGGTCATCCCCTTCAAGCCTTACGTAGAGTTCG ATTCCAGTGACCACATACCAACAGAAAAGCTGTTGATCACGGGGGCCACATTTGAAGAGCAGGTAACGCAGCTGACGACGGCCGTGTTTCGCCCAGCGGGGTTTGATGTGGAGGCCTTTTCCCGTGTGCCGTATCTGTGTGAGGGAGACCTCCGCCATTCATTCTACGTCCTGAACGACGCTCTTTTCGTGTTGAAGGCTGTCAACAGCTGA
- the LOC143300443 gene encoding protein-L-histidine N-pros-methyltransferase-like isoform X3 — protein sequence MVLGVFMTKTSINGLLGRGSMFVLSHQQFEKLLGVSPVRKAENLIDLGAGDGEVTKVMAPYFSNVYATEMSPTMQRLLSYKGYQVLDVDSWDNGSMTYDVISCLNLLDRCDRPVTLLHAMRRVLRPDTGRVLVALVIPFKPYVEFDSSDHIPTEKLLITGATFEEQVTQLTTAVFRPAGFDVEAFSRVPYLCEGDLRHSFYVLNDALFVLKAVNS from the exons ATGGTTCTGGGTGTCTTCATGACCAAGACTTCCATCAATGG ATTGCTTGGTCGGGGGTCCATGTTTGTGCTGTCCCATCAACAGTTTGAGAAGCTGCTTGGAGTCTCACCTGTCAGGAAGGCTGAAAACTTGATAGATCTCG GTGCAGGGGATGGTGAGGTGACCAAAGTGATGGCACCCTACTTCAGCAATGTGTACGCCACAGAAATGTCCCCTACTATGCAGAGGCTTCTCTCGTACAAAGGATACCA GGTGCTGGACGTGGACAGTTGGGACAACGGCAGCATGACCTATGACGTCATCAGCTGCCTTAACCTGTTGGACCGGTGTGACAGGCCGGTCACCTTGCTGCATGCCATGCGACGTGTGCTTCGGCCCGACACAGGCAGGGTGCTGGTGGCCCTGGTCATCCCCTTCAAGCCTTACGTAGAGTTCG ATTCCAGTGACCACATACCAACAGAAAAGCTGTTGATCACGGGGGCCACATTTGAAGAGCAGGTAACGCAGCTGACGACGGCCGTGTTTCGCCCAGCGGGGTTTGATGTGGAGGCCTTTTCCCGTGTGCCGTATCTGTGTGAGGGAGACCTCCGCCATTCATTCTACGTCCTGAACGACGCTCTTTTCGTGTTGAAGGCTGTCAACAGCTGA